A stretch of Bacillus pseudomycoides DNA encodes these proteins:
- the treC gene encoding alpha,alpha-phosphotrehalase, with protein MKDWHKSVVYQIYPKSFNSYYNTETGDIKGVTEKLDYLKELGIDYIWLTPIYRSPQNDNGYDVSDYYSIDPSYGTMEEFEELLAEAKKRKIDIMLDIVVNHSSAEHKWFKEASEDKNSPYRDFYIWRDEKNNWQSKFGGSAWEYDEKTEQYYLHLFDKTQADLNWENEQLRKEVYEMMRFWLEKGVKGFRLDVINLISKDQRFLDDEGTAATSDGRKYYTDGPRVHKYLQEMNHEVFEGHNVITVGEMSSTTIDNCIKYSNPERKELSMTFSFHHLKVDYPNGEKWTRADFDFGQLKEIMSKWQTEMQEGGGWNALFWCNHDQPRIVSRFGNDKKYRNESAKMLATALHMLQGTPYIYQGEEIGMTNPGFDNIDLYRDVESLNIYKMKQEEGMSNKEIIEILQQKSRDNSRTPMQWNEEVNGGFTEGTPWISIAENYKEINVEKALEDKQSIFYHYKKLIELRKKYDVITNGKYAIIDANHPNVWVYTRKVENEILLVVNNFYGETITYAVPNEVQIGGMKQEVLLSNYENSSEDIRHLILRPYESIVYRYSV; from the coding sequence ATGAAAGATTGGCATAAAAGTGTTGTTTATCAAATTTATCCGAAAAGCTTTAATAGCTATTACAATACAGAAACAGGCGATATAAAAGGTGTAACAGAGAAATTAGATTATTTAAAAGAACTAGGTATTGATTATATTTGGTTAACACCAATTTATCGTTCACCGCAAAATGATAATGGCTATGATGTGAGCGACTATTATTCAATAGATCCGTCTTATGGAACGATGGAGGAATTTGAAGAATTACTAGCAGAAGCGAAAAAACGTAAGATTGATATTATGCTTGATATCGTTGTAAATCATAGTTCAGCGGAGCATAAATGGTTCAAAGAAGCGAGTGAAGATAAAAATAGCCCGTACCGTGATTTTTATATATGGCGTGATGAAAAGAATAATTGGCAGTCTAAGTTTGGTGGCTCCGCTTGGGAGTATGATGAGAAAACAGAACAATATTATTTGCATCTATTTGATAAAACACAGGCTGATTTAAATTGGGAAAATGAACAACTACGAAAAGAAGTATACGAGATGATGCGCTTTTGGCTTGAAAAAGGGGTCAAAGGATTCCGTCTTGATGTAATTAACTTAATTTCGAAAGACCAACGATTTTTAGATGACGAAGGAACAGCGGCTACAAGCGACGGACGTAAATATTATACAGATGGACCGCGTGTTCATAAATATTTACAAGAAATGAATCATGAAGTATTTGAAGGACATAACGTAATTACCGTTGGAGAAATGTCGTCTACAACAATTGATAATTGTATTAAGTATTCGAATCCAGAGCGGAAGGAATTAAGTATGACATTTAGTTTTCATCATTTAAAGGTAGATTATCCAAATGGTGAGAAATGGACAAGAGCAGATTTCGATTTTGGTCAATTAAAAGAAATTATGTCGAAGTGGCAAACCGAGATGCAAGAGGGCGGAGGATGGAACGCATTATTTTGGTGTAATCATGATCAACCTCGCATCGTATCGCGTTTTGGTAATGATAAAAAATATAGAAACGAATCAGCAAAAATGTTAGCTACTGCGCTGCATATGTTACAAGGTACACCATATATTTATCAAGGTGAAGAAATTGGGATGACGAATCCAGGCTTTGATAATATCGATTTGTATCGTGATGTAGAATCTTTAAATATTTATAAAATGAAACAAGAAGAAGGTATGTCAAACAAAGAAATTATAGAAATCTTACAACAAAAATCTCGTGATAATTCACGTACACCCATGCAGTGGAATGAAGAAGTGAATGGTGGCTTTACAGAAGGTACACCGTGGATTTCTATTGCAGAGAATTATAAAGAAATTAATGTGGAAAAGGCACTTGAAGATAAACAATCTATTTTCTATCACTATAAAAAGCTAATTGAACTTAGAAAGAAATACGATGTTATTACAAATGGTAAATATGCAATTATAGATGCAAACCACCCGAATGTTTGGGTATATACGCGTAAAGTAGAAAATGAAATATTACTTGTCGTAAATAACTTTTATGGGGAAACAATCACATATGCTGTGCCAAATGAGGTTCAGATAGGTGGAATGAAGCAGGAAGTGTTGCTATCGAATTATGAGAATTCTAGTGAAGACATTAGACACCTTATCCTTAGACCGTATGAATCAATCGTGTATCGTTATTCAGTATAA
- a CDS encoding phosphotransferase — MEIAVERVFTNEILEEAANLFNVTVEKNPLGDFENYIFHAKKDEKGASYVLRLTHSSHRSEKQLEAELDFLQYLGEHGAKIARPYYSKSRKLVEEIQAVDGTFFYASLFLYAKGERVKDSTSIHWGEGLFEAWGKAIGQLHRLTISYPQTEYRETWEIEENAIIDQLEDKQVKKIAYALIDQIKMLPIEKRTFGLMHGDIHQGNFHYDGKELIIFDFDDATYNYFIHDLAMVIYYSVLSNTWIEQEKTLFARRQLQVLRKGYESEHQLEEMWYASLPLFLRLRDIGLYGTIQKKFKGKEMPVYFQKLADELYVRIIRQEAIVNI, encoded by the coding sequence ATGGAAATAGCTGTAGAGAGAGTTTTCACCAATGAAATTTTGGAAGAAGCGGCAAACTTATTTAACGTTACAGTGGAGAAAAATCCGCTTGGAGATTTTGAAAACTATATTTTTCATGCAAAAAAGGATGAAAAAGGCGCATCTTACGTATTAAGATTAACGCACTCTTCTCATCGATCTGAAAAACAATTGGAAGCAGAGTTAGACTTTTTACAGTATCTTGGGGAGCATGGGGCTAAGATTGCTAGACCATACTATTCAAAATCTAGAAAACTTGTAGAAGAGATACAAGCAGTAGACGGCACTTTCTTTTATGCTTCTCTTTTTTTATATGCAAAAGGAGAAAGAGTAAAAGATTCAACATCTATTCATTGGGGAGAGGGATTATTTGAAGCATGGGGAAAAGCGATTGGCCAACTTCATCGTCTTACAATAAGTTATCCTCAAACAGAATATCGTGAGACATGGGAAATAGAAGAGAATGCGATTATTGATCAATTAGAGGATAAACAAGTAAAAAAGATTGCATATGCATTAATTGATCAAATAAAGATGCTTCCAATAGAAAAGAGAACTTTTGGCCTTATGCATGGTGATATTCATCAAGGGAATTTTCATTATGATGGGAAAGAATTGATAATTTTTGATTTTGATGATGCAACGTATAACTACTTTATTCACGATTTGGCGATGGTTATCTATTATTCTGTTCTTTCAAACACATGGATTGAACAAGAGAAAACATTGTTTGCACGTAGACAACTGCAAGTATTACGAAAAGGATACGAATCAGAACATCAATTAGAGGAAATGTGGTATGCATCACTACCACTATTTTTACGCCTTCGCGATATTGGTTTATATGGTACGATTCAGAAGAAGTTCAAGGGTAAAGAAATGCCAGTATACTTTCAAAAACTAGCAGATGAACTTTATGTAAGGATTATAAGGCAGGAAGCCATTGTGAATATATAA
- a CDS encoding sodium:alanine symporter family protein — MEAFVTWLNNIVWSPALVYLCLGVGLYFSIRTRFLQVRHVGEMVRLTFQGEKSEAGVSSFQALALSLSGRVGTGNIAGVATAIAFGGPGAVFWMWVVAFLGAGSAYVESTLAQIYKTKHQGQFRGGPAYYIEKGLGVKWYALVFVAATILATGMLLPGVQANSIALSLETAFGINTSISGAVLVVVLALIIFGGVKRIVNVAQVVVPFMAVGYILVACVIVFMNIEKLPEAFMLILKSAFALEAAFGGIIGLAISWGVKRGIYSNEAGQGTGAHAAAAAEVSHPAKQGLVQAFSVYIDTLFVCSATAFMMIITGMYNVFDASGKNFIVNKLNGAEPGPGYTQSAVESVFPGFGNGFVAISLFFFAFTTIMAYYYIAETNIAYLNRDKDRPWMSLVLKIVFLGVVFYGCVKTAATAWALGDIGVGIMAWVNIIAILLLQKPALLALKDYEKQKKEGKDPVFDPKELGIKNADFWEHEYGKDKKEEVS, encoded by the coding sequence TTGGAAGCTTTCGTTACTTGGCTAAACAATATTGTATGGAGCCCCGCACTTGTTTATTTATGTTTAGGCGTTGGTTTATATTTTTCGATTCGAACGAGATTTTTACAAGTTAGACATGTGGGAGAAATGGTAAGGCTTACATTTCAAGGAGAAAAGTCAGAAGCCGGTGTTTCTTCGTTCCAAGCGTTAGCACTTTCATTATCTGGGCGAGTAGGAACAGGAAATATCGCCGGCGTTGCAACAGCTATTGCTTTTGGCGGCCCGGGAGCTGTGTTTTGGATGTGGGTGGTAGCTTTTTTAGGAGCAGGATCTGCTTATGTGGAATCAACACTTGCCCAAATATACAAGACGAAGCACCAAGGTCAATTTCGTGGTGGTCCAGCTTATTACATTGAAAAAGGCTTAGGGGTTAAGTGGTATGCACTTGTGTTTGTCGCTGCTACAATCCTTGCGACAGGTATGTTACTTCCTGGTGTACAAGCAAATAGTATCGCTTTGAGTTTGGAAACTGCTTTTGGGATTAATACATCTATTTCAGGTGCAGTGTTAGTCGTAGTGTTAGCACTTATTATTTTTGGGGGAGTTAAGCGAATTGTTAACGTAGCACAAGTTGTTGTGCCGTTTATGGCGGTTGGATATATTCTTGTTGCTTGCGTAATTGTGTTTATGAATATTGAAAAATTACCAGAAGCTTTCATGTTGATTTTAAAGAGTGCATTTGCTTTAGAAGCCGCTTTTGGTGGAATTATTGGTTTAGCCATTTCTTGGGGAGTAAAACGTGGTATTTATTCAAATGAAGCTGGTCAAGGAACTGGGGCACATGCTGCTGCTGCTGCGGAAGTATCGCATCCAGCAAAGCAAGGCCTTGTGCAAGCATTTTCCGTTTACATTGATACATTATTTGTTTGTTCAGCAACAGCGTTTATGATGATTATTACAGGCATGTATAACGTATTTGATGCAAGCGGAAAAAATTTCATTGTGAATAAATTGAATGGTGCAGAACCGGGGCCAGGGTATACACAATCAGCAGTAGAATCTGTATTCCCTGGATTTGGGAACGGTTTCGTTGCCATTTCTCTATTTTTCTTCGCTTTTACAACAATTATGGCGTATTACTACATTGCAGAGACAAATATTGCGTATTTAAATCGTGATAAAGATCGTCCATGGATGTCACTTGTTTTAAAAATTGTTTTCTTAGGTGTTGTATTCTACGGCTGTGTAAAAACAGCAGCAACGGCTTGGGCTCTTGGTGATATCGGGGTAGGGATTATGGCATGGGTCAATATCATTGCAATCTTACTTCTACAAAAACCAGCACTACTAGCACTGAAAGACTATGAAAAGCAGAAAAAAGAAGGGAAAGATCCTGTATTTGATCCAAAGGAGCTAGGAATCAAAAATGCTGATTTTTGGGAGCACGAATACGGAAAAGATAAGAAAGAAGAAGTGTCATAA
- a CDS encoding amino acid ABC transporter ATP-binding protein — MIAFRNVNKFYDNFQVLKNINLQVQKGEVVVIVGPSGSGKSTLLRCINQLETITEGELVVQDVEVHNPKTDMNQLRRNIGMVFQHFYLYPHKTVLQNITLAPIKVSNVSKEEAEKTAMYYLEKVGIPEKANVYPQQLSGGQQQRVAIARGLAMKPEIMLFDEPTSALDPEMIGEVLDVMKTLAKEGMTMVVVTHEMGFAREVADRIIFMDEGQIIEDTKPVDFFANPKQERARLFLSRVLNH; from the coding sequence TTGATTGCTTTTCGTAATGTAAATAAGTTTTATGATAACTTTCAAGTTTTGAAAAATATTAATTTACAAGTTCAAAAAGGTGAAGTAGTTGTAATTGTAGGACCATCTGGATCTGGAAAAAGTACATTGCTCCGCTGCATTAACCAATTGGAAACAATTACAGAAGGAGAATTAGTCGTACAAGATGTTGAAGTACATAATCCGAAAACAGATATGAATCAATTACGCCGGAATATTGGAATGGTATTTCAACATTTTTATTTATATCCACATAAAACAGTCCTTCAAAATATTACACTTGCACCAATAAAAGTAAGTAATGTCTCAAAAGAAGAAGCGGAAAAAACAGCAATGTACTATTTAGAGAAAGTAGGAATTCCGGAGAAAGCGAATGTGTATCCGCAGCAATTATCTGGAGGTCAACAACAAAGGGTAGCAATTGCAAGAGGATTAGCAATGAAACCAGAAATCATGCTATTCGATGAGCCGACTTCAGCACTCGATCCAGAGATGATTGGAGAAGTGCTTGATGTAATGAAAACTTTAGCAAAAGAAGGAATGACAATGGTTGTCGTGACCCATGAGATGGGATTTGCGCGTGAAGTGGCAGACCGCATCATATTCATGGATGAAGGACAAATCATTGAAGATACAAAGCCAGTAGACTTCTTTGCAAATCCAAAGCAAGAAAGAGCACGATTGTTCTTAAGTAGGGTGTTAAATCATTAG
- a CDS encoding glutamate ABC transporter substrate-binding protein, with protein sequence MLKAKKLFVLIVFSCLFTLIVAGCGSKKETSKEVSKETSGGKVVDQIKKRGKLVVGVKNDTNLFGLKNPTTGKVEGFDVDIAKALAKKILGDESKVELKEVTSKTRIPMLKNGDIDAIIATMTITEERKKEVDFSDVYFKAGQSLLVKKGSKIKSIDDVKSGVKVLAVKGSTSTQNVRKKSPEATVLEFENYSEAFTALKAGKGDVLTTDNAILYGMAKQDANYQVVGKIFTDEPYGIAVQKGSTDLTKAINDLLKDMKANGEYDKLYEKWIGEKPEK encoded by the coding sequence ATGTTAAAAGCGAAAAAATTGTTTGTTTTAATTGTATTTTCATGTTTATTTACTCTTATCGTAGCAGGTTGCGGGAGTAAGAAGGAAACGTCCAAAGAAGTTTCTAAAGAAACTTCGGGCGGAAAAGTAGTAGATCAAATTAAAAAACGTGGGAAATTAGTAGTCGGGGTTAAGAATGATACAAACTTATTTGGATTGAAAAACCCTACAACAGGGAAGGTAGAAGGATTTGATGTTGATATAGCCAAAGCGCTTGCGAAAAAAATTCTCGGAGACGAGAGTAAAGTAGAATTAAAAGAAGTGACTTCTAAAACACGTATACCAATGTTGAAAAACGGCGACATTGATGCGATTATCGCAACGATGACAATTACAGAAGAGCGTAAAAAAGAAGTTGATTTTTCAGATGTATATTTTAAAGCAGGGCAGTCGTTACTGGTGAAAAAAGGAAGCAAGATAAAGAGTATTGATGATGTAAAAAGTGGTGTGAAGGTACTGGCGGTAAAAGGATCAACTTCTACCCAAAATGTTCGTAAAAAATCACCAGAAGCAACGGTATTAGAATTCGAAAATTATAGTGAAGCATTTACAGCATTAAAAGCAGGAAAAGGTGATGTACTTACAACAGATAATGCCATCTTATATGGTATGGCAAAACAAGATGCAAATTATCAAGTTGTTGGAAAAATCTTTACAGATGAGCCGTATGGAATTGCAGTTCAAAAAGGGTCAACAGATTTAACAAAGGCAATTAATGATTTGTTAAAAGACATGAAAGCAAATGGAGAATACGATAAATTATATGAAAAATGGATTGGTGAAAAACCAGAGAAGTAA
- a CDS encoding amino acid ABC transporter permease, translating into MPDFSILTNNLDLYLEGFKYTVMSSIVALIGSFTLGIIMAVMRIAPIRVLNWFGAAYVEFVRNIPLVLIAFIFYFAFPVMGVTLNGFVAGTAALTVYTAAFIAEAIRAGIMSVPKGQMEAARSSGLTYVQAMYYVVLPQAIKIVIPPLGNQFLNLVKNSSILGIIAGADLMYQGDLISTRTFVTFDVYIFVGMFYLLLTVPLSMLVRYFEKRLAKGAV; encoded by the coding sequence TTGCCTGATTTTTCTATTCTTACAAACAATCTTGATTTGTATTTAGAAGGGTTTAAATATACAGTGATGTCCAGTATTGTCGCACTGATTGGGAGTTTCACTCTTGGCATTATTATGGCAGTGATGCGAATTGCACCCATTCGAGTTTTGAATTGGTTTGGCGCGGCTTATGTAGAGTTTGTTAGAAATATTCCACTCGTTTTAATTGCATTTATATTTTATTTTGCTTTTCCGGTAATGGGCGTTACATTGAATGGATTTGTTGCTGGTACGGCTGCACTTACAGTCTATACAGCAGCATTTATTGCAGAAGCAATTCGAGCTGGAATCATGTCGGTTCCAAAAGGACAGATGGAAGCAGCACGTTCTTCTGGTTTAACGTACGTGCAAGCCATGTATTATGTCGTTTTACCACAAGCTATTAAAATAGTAATTCCACCATTAGGTAATCAATTTCTTAATTTAGTAAAAAACTCCTCTATACTTGGTATTATTGCTGGGGCAGATTTGATGTATCAAGGGGATTTAATTTCAACAAGAACATTTGTTACATTTGATGTATATATATTTGTTGGCATGTTTTATTTACTGTTAACTGTACCGCTTAGTATGCTTGTGCGTTACTTTGAGAAACGCTTAGCGAAAGGGGCGGTGTAA
- a CDS encoding amino acid ABC transporter permease: protein MDFRGAYTGDHILFLLKGLLVTLEIAVIAILLSFIIGSIVGTLRYTKIPVVSQLLAFIVEIIRNLPLLLIIFFTYFALPEAGLKLEITTAAIVALTIFEAAMISEIVRSGLLSIEKGQIEAARASGLSYVQTLWHIILPQALRRMVPPLVSQFISLLKDTSLAVVISLPELMHNAQIINGQNVNYMIPTLLLVACMYFVVNYSLSLVSRKLESR from the coding sequence ATGGATTTTCGAGGTGCTTATACAGGCGATCATATTTTATTTTTATTAAAAGGGCTACTTGTTACTTTAGAAATAGCTGTTATAGCAATTTTGCTTAGTTTTATTATTGGTAGTATAGTTGGGACGCTGCGATATACAAAAATACCAGTCGTATCACAGTTACTAGCCTTTATCGTTGAAATTATTCGTAATTTACCGCTGCTTTTAATTATTTTCTTTACGTACTTTGCACTCCCTGAAGCTGGACTGAAATTAGAGATTACAACAGCAGCTATTGTTGCTTTAACGATATTTGAAGCAGCAATGATATCAGAAATTGTTCGCAGTGGTTTACTATCGATTGAAAAAGGACAAATTGAAGCAGCGCGTGCTTCTGGATTATCATATGTACAAACACTTTGGCATATTATTTTGCCGCAAGCATTGAGACGCATGGTACCACCGCTTGTTAGTCAATTTATCTCTTTATTAAAAGATACGTCACTGGCGGTTGTTATTTCTTTGCCTGAACTCATGCATAATGCTCAAATTATTAATGGACAAAACGTAAATTATATGATCCCTACATTACTACTTGTTGCTTGTATGTATTTTGTTGTTAATTACAGTTTATCGCTTGTGTCTAGAAAATTGGAAAGCCGTTAA